One genomic region from Leptolyngbyaceae cyanobacterium JSC-12 encodes:
- a CDS encoding hypothetical protein (IMG reference gene:2510094252) translates to MVANKVLKFISITTMQKTKSVTELIPAFQDERRQKDFHIAINERSEADYQSYIALKNLLELLDGVPLLFSTVVRETGLKLEEVKEIFEDAAEIVRFRESVNNLVIAILSGHLYDMKVLHKSEEDEF, encoded by the coding sequence ATGGTGGCTAATAAAGTCTTAAAGTTTATATCTATCACCACAATGCAAAAGACTAAATCAGTTACAGAACTAATCCCAGCATTTCAAGATGAGCGTCGTCAAAAAGATTTTCATATCGCAATTAATGAGAGGTCTGAAGCAGATTACCAATCTTACATTGCCCTAAAAAACTTACTGGAATTACTAGACGGGGTGCCGCTCCTGTTTTCAACCGTTGTTCGTGAAACAGGTCTAAAACTGGAAGAAGTAAAAGAAATTTTTGAGGACGCAGCAGAGATTGTTAGATTCCGAGAATCCGTTAATAATCTCGTTATAGCGATCCTCTCTGGTCACCTGTATGACATGAAGGTTTTACATAAGTCTGAA